In one window of Metasolibacillus fluoroglycofenilyticus DNA:
- a CDS encoding S66 family peptidase codes for MLQRLKKGDAIGIFTPSYPATVTAKARYERAKEFLISKDFRIVEGNLTGKADSYRSGAPKERANELNELIYNPDVKMIMSTIGGTNSNSILPYIDYEAFRKNPKYVVGYSDTTAILLALYAKTGISTYYGPAVIPSFGEFEPLVNDTYRYFENYFTEEMPLPYEVPMPAFWSDEPVNWLEKTTEKMLFANEWITGQSGTAEGRLIGGNNNAMYGFIGSAYFPQIQHGDILLIEDCMKDASVVEKNFAMLKLHGVFERVGGIILGKHERFDDLGTGKTPLMLLLEQLDGKKMPILADFDCCHTHPMHPLAIGKKIRLDATAKKVFCIEAWL; via the coding sequence ATGCTACAACGATTGAAAAAAGGGGATGCTATTGGAATTTTTACACCCTCATATCCAGCGACTGTAACAGCAAAAGCGCGTTATGAGAGGGCAAAGGAATTTTTAATCTCAAAAGATTTTCGCATTGTTGAGGGAAATTTAACTGGAAAAGCAGATAGTTATCGCTCGGGAGCACCGAAAGAGCGGGCGAATGAGCTGAATGAATTAATATATAATCCAGATGTTAAGATGATTATGTCAACGATTGGTGGTACAAATTCAAATAGTATATTGCCATATATTGATTATGAAGCATTTAGGAAAAACCCTAAATACGTTGTCGGTTATTCAGATACAACAGCTATATTGCTCGCGCTTTATGCTAAAACAGGGATTTCAACATATTATGGTCCGGCTGTAATACCTTCTTTTGGTGAATTCGAGCCATTAGTAAATGATACATATCGTTATTTTGAAAATTATTTTACCGAGGAAATGCCGTTACCTTATGAGGTACCAATGCCTGCTTTTTGGTCTGATGAGCCTGTTAACTGGCTTGAGAAAACAACTGAAAAAATGCTATTTGCGAATGAATGGATAACAGGGCAATCAGGCACAGCAGAGGGGCGCTTAATAGGGGGCAATAATAATGCAATGTACGGCTTTATTGGGTCAGCGTATTTCCCGCAAATTCAACACGGAGATATTTTACTCATTGAGGATTGCATGAAGGATGCATCTGTAGTAGAAAAAAATTTCGCGATGTTGAAATTGCATGGTGTTTTTGAGCGAGTTGGGGGCATTATTTTAGGTAAGCACGAGCGTTTTGATGATTTAGGGACGGGCAAAACACCGCTTATGCTTTTATTAGAGCAGCTAGATGGAAAAAAGATGCCGATACTTGCTGATTTCGATTGCTGTCATACGCACCCGATGCACCCGCTAGCAATAGGCAAAAAGATACGGCTTGATGCAACGGCAAAAAAAGTATTTTGTATTGAAGCGTGGTTGTAG
- a CDS encoding tetratricopeptide repeat protein, whose product MLLKQLKQNFLIINATVYFDEQQYLREQTNNPARVQAFIQQAEVLLQQIDNEEEQYYLLGSLGYCYRILNQANKAIFYLEQCLKKVEANPARNMVTLIRLGEAYKYNNQHKKALKLFEDAQAIQRAHNIENYEDFIYQHKAKCLMELGDNAQAKELLKLALAIRKDKGIDSLIISTEKALQLLKEE is encoded by the coding sequence ATGCTATTGAAGCAACTGAAACAGAATTTCTTAATTATAAATGCAACCGTTTACTTTGATGAGCAGCAATATTTGCGTGAACAAACTAATAATCCTGCTAGAGTTCAGGCATTTATACAGCAAGCAGAGGTACTGCTACAGCAGATAGATAACGAGGAGGAGCAGTACTATTTATTAGGCTCGCTTGGTTATTGTTATCGCATTTTAAATCAAGCTAATAAGGCAATATTTTATTTAGAACAATGCCTAAAAAAAGTAGAGGCAAATCCTGCTCGAAACATGGTTACACTTATTCGATTAGGGGAGGCATATAAATATAACAATCAGCATAAGAAAGCATTAAAATTATTTGAAGATGCACAGGCAATTCAGAGAGCGCACAATATTGAAAATTATGAGGATTTTATTTATCAACACAAGGCAAAATGTTTAATGGAGCTGGGAGACAATGCTCAAGCAAAGGAGCTTTTGAAATTGGCTTTAGCTATTAGAAAGGATAAAGGCATTGACTCGTTAATTATATCTACTGAAAAAGCCCTACAGCTATTAAAGGAGGAATAA
- a CDS encoding YybH family protein — protein sequence MNNLYEQALNDYISATNTHDFTNVQRMLHPNVVYWFTDKKCTTMTEIQHYFENAWEAIKEEIYEARDVQWLITNQDTATCLYTYCYSGYYNGKFVSGQGRATNIFVKNKKNEWKLIHEHLSSGL from the coding sequence ATGAATAATTTGTATGAACAAGCATTAAATGATTATATATCAGCTACGAATACACATGATTTTACAAATGTTCAACGAATGCTTCATCCAAATGTCGTTTATTGGTTCACAGATAAAAAATGTACAACAATGACTGAAATACAGCATTATTTTGAAAATGCTTGGGAAGCAATTAAAGAAGAAATATATGAAGCAAGGGATGTTCAATGGCTCATAACAAATCAAGATACAGCCACTTGCTTATATACTTACTGCTATTCCGGTTATTACAATGGGAAGTTTGTTTCAGGGCAAGGGAGAGCAACAAATATTTTTGTGAAAAATAAGAAAAATGAATGGAAGCTAATACATGAGCATTTAAGTAGTGGGCTATAA
- a CDS encoding DNA-3-methyladenine glycosylase I yields the protein MQRCGWVKLDEPLYLEYHDNEWGKPVYDDQKLFEMICLEGAQAGLSWWTILQKREGYREAFDGFDAEKIVRYTDEKLAELKEDTRIVRNRLKIASVVTNAQAYLRMQQQYGSFSNYIWQFVNHEPLINHWSTISEVPITTAMSDKMSKQLKKDGFKFVGSTICYSFMQAVGMVNDHVQDCFCYEGGNK from the coding sequence ATGCAGCGTTGCGGCTGGGTAAAATTAGACGAGCCATTGTATCTAGAATATCACGATAATGAATGGGGCAAGCCTGTTTACGATGACCAAAAGCTTTTTGAGATGATTTGCTTAGAAGGGGCACAGGCGGGATTAAGCTGGTGGACGATTTTACAAAAACGCGAAGGCTATCGTGAAGCGTTTGACGGATTTGATGCCGAAAAAATTGTTCGATATACAGATGAGAAATTAGCTGAATTAAAGGAAGATACACGTATTGTACGCAATCGACTGAAAATCGCTAGCGTTGTTACAAATGCACAAGCCTACTTACGCATGCAACAACAGTATGGTTCTTTCTCAAATTACATTTGGCAATTTGTTAATCACGAGCCACTCATTAATCATTGGTCAACGATAAGTGAAGTACCTATAACAACAGCGATGAGCGATAAAATGAGCAAGCAATTAAAAAAGGACGGCTTTAAATTTGTTGGTAGCACGATTTGCTATTCTTTTATGCAGGCAGTAGGCATGGTGAATGACCATGTACAAGATTGCTTTTGCTATGAAGGAGGAAACAAATGA
- a CDS encoding MFS transporter: MDEKLKYKKSTYHLYTFLVSKMIGSLGSNVYAFGISMYILSLTGSSLSFATNILLNILPRTIISPIAGLIGDRVPRKWLVIGGQAGVVLTVSIALLYTWMVDLSLTVIYLATFFNSVFSSFSGVAFSASIANLVDEERLQKAMSFNQLSYSVSGIGGPIFGGMLFGFASMEMFLLIFIIAQAIALLLESTMNFTLHKKSVTQSEQTQKETMLQSFKAGFVYLKQKPVVRAILWTALWLNLFFTCISVGIGFVLLTNLKLQPQLIGIIEAGAAIGMLVASIYLATRSNLKFPMVVVKRSTLLMAISVIMTAVPLLFSWSNTINFIYYIALMFISGGLGVVTNTPVGVILQTSVDEEYKGRVFGIVEMMAMSMMPIGTLIYGILYDMLPAQYILIVSGLILVLIVLLLLRRSVIEMAHPELKNKKKLNILEEVEG, from the coding sequence ATGGATGAAAAGTTAAAGTACAAAAAATCAACGTATCATTTGTACACATTCCTTGTGAGTAAAATGATTGGCTCACTTGGTTCTAATGTATATGCATTTGGAATTAGTATGTACATTCTTTCTTTAACGGGTTCTTCTTTGAGCTTCGCAACAAATATTTTATTAAACATTTTGCCAAGAACAATTATTTCCCCTATCGCGGGTCTAATAGGGGACCGCGTACCACGCAAATGGCTTGTAATTGGTGGGCAGGCAGGGGTAGTTTTAACGGTAAGTATTGCACTTTTATACACGTGGATGGTCGATTTATCTTTGACAGTTATTTATTTGGCAACATTTTTTAATAGTGTTTTTAGTTCGTTTTCGGGCGTGGCATTTTCAGCATCTATTGCAAACCTAGTTGATGAAGAACGTCTACAAAAGGCGATGAGCTTTAACCAGTTATCGTACTCTGTTTCAGGTATTGGTGGACCGATATTTGGTGGTATGTTATTTGGTTTTGCATCAATGGAAATGTTTTTACTTATTTTTATTATTGCACAGGCAATTGCCTTGTTATTAGAATCAACAATGAATTTCACACTGCATAAAAAATCTGTGACGCAATCTGAACAGACACAAAAAGAAACAATGCTACAAAGCTTTAAGGCTGGATTTGTTTATTTAAAGCAGAAGCCAGTTGTGCGTGCGATTTTATGGACAGCATTGTGGTTAAATTTATTTTTCACATGTATAAGTGTTGGAATCGGTTTTGTCTTGTTAACAAATTTAAAATTGCAGCCGCAATTAATTGGTATCATCGAGGCGGGAGCCGCAATTGGCATGCTTGTTGCATCGATTTATTTAGCCACTCGTAGCAATTTAAAATTCCCAATGGTTGTTGTCAAACGTTCAACACTATTAATGGCAATTTCAGTTATTATGACAGCAGTACCATTGTTATTTAGCTGGTCCAACACAATAAACTTTATATACTATATAGCATTGATGTTTATCTCTGGTGGGCTTGGTGTTGTGACAAACACGCCAGTAGGGGTGATATTGCAAACATCAGTAGACGAGGAATATAAGGGGCGTGTATTTGGCATTGTGGAAATGATGGCAATGAGCATGATGCCAATCGGAACATTAATATACGGTATTTTATACGATATGCTTCCGGCACAATATATTTTGATTGTAAGTGGGCTGATTTTAGTGCTAATCGTTTTATTATTGCTGCGCCGTTCGGTAATTGAAATGGCACACCCAGAGTTGAAGAATAAAAAGAAATTGAATATTTTAGAGGAAGTAGAAGGGTGA
- a CDS encoding helix-turn-helix domain-containing protein yields MLNIGAKIKELRKERKMTLAQVAGDRLTKGMLSLIENGKAQPSMESLHYIASQLQIDVAELMQSEDNQKIHDTFMRAEQLFMQQKKEFNKEQYTIKGQELLQLIEPFIQSESLKGNHYEEVRLLEIYLRVRYRLKIDLSIEPFSPLTKMYENVHAYSKMLNCFSLLCAIRFNMHHYEQALDYLLEGEKYLERYNYLIDDLSKLDFYYNFTVVYAALYNDQKTFEYLELALKLAKEKKILYRLNDFYRFSFYLHCSNGDAQKSHDYLMKMKAYSAALEDSSDAIATQILTLVYTNQIEQDYEKALAIAIDYFDIPEEAYADAKMFVNGEYAYAHLQLQQFAQAKKLLENLYIPENHQHPADLGIFYRSYAVRALCYLEEGDHENAKRDILYAMDGVKEFKNTFDKQFILQAYEQIM; encoded by the coding sequence ATGTTGAATATAGGTGCAAAAATAAAAGAGCTGCGCAAAGAACGAAAAATGACTTTAGCGCAAGTAGCAGGAGATCGTCTAACAAAAGGCATGCTCAGTTTAATTGAAAACGGCAAAGCTCAGCCTTCGATGGAGAGCTTACATTATATCGCCAGCCAGCTTCAGATAGATGTTGCTGAACTCATGCAATCAGAGGATAACCAAAAAATACATGATACTTTCATGCGGGCTGAGCAACTATTCATGCAGCAAAAAAAGGAATTTAATAAAGAGCAGTATACGATAAAAGGACAAGAGCTTTTGCAGCTCATTGAGCCATTCATACAATCCGAGAGCTTGAAGGGAAATCATTATGAGGAAGTACGGTTATTAGAAATCTATTTAAGAGTACGCTATCGTTTAAAAATTGACCTTTCTATTGAGCCATTTTCACCTTTAACAAAAATGTATGAAAATGTTCATGCCTACTCGAAAATGCTCAATTGCTTCAGTCTTTTATGTGCTATTAGATTTAATATGCATCACTACGAGCAAGCGTTAGACTATTTATTAGAAGGGGAAAAATATCTAGAGCGCTACAATTATTTAATCGACGACCTTAGTAAGCTTGATTTTTACTATAATTTTACTGTCGTTTATGCTGCTTTATATAATGACCAAAAAACATTCGAGTATTTAGAACTCGCTTTAAAACTAGCGAAAGAGAAAAAAATATTATATCGCTTAAATGACTTTTATCGCTTTTCATTTTATTTGCATTGCTCCAATGGCGATGCTCAAAAAAGCCATGATTATTTAATGAAAATGAAAGCTTATTCCGCGGCACTAGAGGATTCCTCCGATGCTATCGCGACACAAATTTTAACGCTCGTTTATACGAATCAAATCGAGCAAGATTATGAAAAAGCTTTAGCGATTGCCATTGATTATTTTGATATACCTGAGGAAGCTTATGCAGACGCTAAAATGTTTGTCAATGGAGAATATGCCTATGCGCATTTACAGTTGCAACAATTCGCGCAGGCAAAAAAGCTACTCGAAAATTTGTATATCCCTGAAAATCACCAACATCCAGCAGATTTAGGTATTTTCTACCGCTCCTATGCTGTCCGTGCGCTATGCTATTTAGAAGAAGGGGACCACGAAAATGCCAAGCGTGACATATTGTACGCGATGGATGGGGTAAAAGAATTTAAAAATACTTTCGATAAGCAATTCATACTTCAAGCGTATGAACAAATTATGTAG
- a CDS encoding AI-2E family transporter, which produces MLVWDFFKSHGFKRFMILIGIGVALYLMRSMINLILFTFIITYLMNRLSTKLTSVIKKYVPIKEAVITIIIYLLFVAGVVGVVYKYLPMVSQQLTQLFNLIMNFNINPNENEITKYLAPTIEKIELDQYLEQGVNFIVENITNIGKLLLQVLIAAILSLFIMLDKNRIIEFTMKFKNSKIAPLYDELQYFSKVFIRSFGKVIEAQFIIASVNCILSVIVLYFMGFPHLIALGMMIFVLGLIPVAGVIISLIPLTIIAYSIGGFMYIVYILIIVTVLHAIEAYFLNPKLMSAKTDLPIFYTFMVILFSEHFFGVWGLIIGIPLFMFLLDVLEVTSSKNQEAVEKD; this is translated from the coding sequence ATGCTCGTGTGGGATTTTTTTAAAAGTCATGGCTTTAAACGCTTTATGATTTTAATAGGTATTGGGGTGGCATTGTATTTAATGCGCAGTATGATTAACCTCATTTTGTTTACGTTTATTATTACATATTTAATGAATCGATTAAGCACAAAGCTAACAAGTGTAATAAAAAAATATGTGCCGATAAAAGAGGCGGTTATTACTATTATTATTTACTTGCTATTTGTAGCAGGGGTTGTTGGTGTTGTTTATAAATATTTACCGATGGTGTCACAGCAACTGACACAGCTTTTCAACTTAATTATGAATTTCAATATTAATCCAAATGAAAATGAAATCACAAAATATTTAGCACCGACAATTGAGAAAATTGAGCTTGACCAATATTTGGAACAAGGTGTTAATTTTATCGTAGAAAATATCACGAATATTGGGAAGCTACTTTTACAAGTGTTAATTGCAGCAATTTTAAGCTTATTTATTATGCTAGATAAAAATCGCATTATTGAATTTACGATGAAGTTTAAAAATAGTAAAATTGCTCCTTTATATGATGAGCTACAGTACTTCTCTAAAGTGTTCATTCGTTCTTTTGGTAAAGTTATTGAGGCGCAGTTTATCATTGCATCGGTAAACTGTATATTATCTGTTATCGTTTTATATTTTATGGGCTTCCCGCATTTAATTGCGTTAGGAATGATGATTTTCGTACTTGGCTTAATTCCAGTAGCAGGTGTAATTATATCTCTAATTCCTTTAACGATTATTGCTTACAGTATTGGTGGCTTCATGTACATTGTCTATATTCTGATTATTGTTACAGTATTGCATGCTATAGAAGCCTACTTCCTAAATCCAAAGTTAATGTCGGCAAAAACAGATTTACCGATATTCTATACGTTTATGGTCATTTTATTTTCCGAGCATTTCTTTGGTGTATGGGGGTTAATTATCGGTATTCCACTATTTATGTTCCTGTTAGATGTGCTTGAAGTGACATCCTCAAAAAATCAGGAGGCTGTCGAAAAAGACTGA
- a CDS encoding P1 family peptidase has product MGKKLREHGIIVGKLRTGDKNCITDVDGVQVGHITLDYPLNEQGDYACTGVTAILPHSDNLFEQKVTAASYVLNGFGKTTGLVQVNELGVLESPIMLTNTLSVPAVTQGALQYMLEANEAIGKTTGTINIVVGECNDSHLNSIRHCAVTPKHAIEAIHNASTDTAAEGAVGAGKGMVCFGYKGGIGSASRIITANEATQYTVGCLVLSNFGSKDDFLATHYIPKQQQAANTVASTDGSIIIVLATNAPLSSRQLLRVIKRCGIGLGRTGSHFSHGSGDIVIGFTTARTIAHKTDELFETRTQLREDHPVMNHLFAAAAEATEEAILNSLSQAETTSGRNGHVVHAYRFD; this is encoded by the coding sequence ATGGGCAAAAAATTGCGTGAACATGGTATTATTGTTGGAAAATTACGAACAGGCGATAAAAACTGCATTACAGATGTAGATGGTGTCCAAGTTGGACATATTACGCTGGATTATCCTTTAAATGAGCAAGGAGATTATGCTTGTACAGGTGTGACGGCTATCCTGCCCCATTCTGATAACCTGTTTGAACAAAAAGTAACAGCAGCAAGCTATGTTCTAAATGGCTTTGGAAAAACAACGGGACTTGTACAAGTAAATGAACTTGGTGTATTAGAGTCGCCTATTATGTTAACAAATACATTGAGCGTCCCTGCTGTAACGCAAGGGGCGCTACAATATATGCTTGAGGCAAATGAAGCTATTGGCAAAACGACTGGCACAATTAATATCGTAGTTGGCGAATGCAATGATAGTCATTTAAACTCAATTCGTCATTGTGCTGTTACACCGAAGCACGCAATCGAAGCTATTCACAACGCTTCGACAGACACTGCTGCCGAAGGGGCTGTTGGAGCTGGCAAAGGCATGGTTTGTTTCGGCTATAAAGGTGGTATAGGTTCAGCATCACGCATCATCACAGCGAACGAGGCAACACAATATACAGTCGGCTGTTTAGTACTAAGCAATTTTGGGAGCAAGGATGATTTTTTAGCTACGCATTACATACCTAAACAACAGCAGGCTGCCAATACTGTTGCCTCAACAGATGGCTCAATTATCATCGTTTTAGCAACAAATGCACCGTTGAGTAGCAGACAATTGCTACGTGTTATTAAACGCTGCGGTATCGGTCTTGGCAGAACAGGCAGCCATTTTTCACATGGCAGTGGAGATATTGTTATTGGCTTTACAACAGCCCGAACTATTGCACACAAAACAGATGAGTTATTTGAAACACGCACCCAGCTACGTGAAGATCACCCTGTGATGAATCATTTATTTGCCGCAGCAGCAGAAGCGACTGAAGAAGCTATTTTAAACTCTTTATCACAGGCAGAAACAACTTCGGGACGCAATGGACATGTCGTACACGCTTATCGATTTGATTAG
- a CDS encoding diaminopimelate dehydrogenase, with translation MTVIRVGIVGYGNLGRGVEHAISQNFDMELVAVFTRRDPATVKIASNAKVCLIDEAKEYKDDIDVMILCGGSATDLPEQSPYFAQWFNIVDSYDTHAKIPQFFDAVDAVAQKSEKIGIISVGWDPGLFSLNRLIGEAVLPVGSTYTFWGDGLSQGHSDAVRRIKGVKYAAQYTLPIKDAVERVRNGENPELTTREKHARECWVVLEQGADAAKIEQEIVTMPNYFDEYDTTVHFISEEDFKSNHTGMPHGGFVIRSGESGANDKQILEFSLKLESNPNFTSSVIVAYARAAYRLNKAGDKGAKTVFDIPFGLLSPKSAAQLRKELL, from the coding sequence ATGACTGTTATTCGAGTTGGTATAGTAGGTTACGGAAATTTAGGTCGCGGTGTAGAGCACGCAATATCTCAAAATTTTGATATGGAGCTGGTGGCTGTTTTTACACGTCGCGATCCAGCAACAGTGAAGATTGCTAGCAATGCGAAAGTATGTTTAATAGATGAGGCGAAAGAATATAAGGATGACATTGATGTCATGATTTTATGCGGCGGTTCTGCGACGGATTTACCCGAGCAAAGCCCATATTTTGCACAATGGTTTAATATCGTGGACAGCTACGATACACATGCAAAAATTCCACAGTTTTTTGATGCTGTAGATGCTGTTGCACAAAAATCCGAAAAAATAGGCATTATTTCTGTTGGCTGGGATCCGGGTTTATTTTCATTAAATCGTTTAATCGGGGAGGCAGTTTTACCTGTAGGGTCCACATATACTTTTTGGGGAGATGGCTTAAGTCAAGGCCATTCAGATGCTGTGCGCCGCATTAAGGGCGTGAAATATGCTGCACAATATACATTGCCAATCAAAGATGCAGTGGAGCGTGTACGTAATGGGGAAAATCCCGAGCTAACGACACGTGAAAAGCATGCCCGTGAATGCTGGGTCGTATTAGAACAAGGGGCTGATGCTGCAAAAATAGAACAAGAAATTGTCACAATGCCAAACTATTTTGATGAATATGACACAACAGTTCATTTTATTTCGGAAGAGGACTTCAAATCGAATCATACGGGGATGCCACATGGTGGATTTGTTATTCGCAGTGGAGAAAGCGGTGCAAATGACAAACAAATTTTAGAGTTTTCTTTGAAGCTTGAAAGCAACCCAAACTTTACATCAAGTGTTATCGTTGCATATGCACGTGCAGCCTACCGCTTAAATAAAGCTGGTGACAAAGGAGCAAAAACTGTTTTCGACATTCCGTTTGGCTTATTATCACCAAAATCCGCTGCACAATTACGCAAAGAATTATTATAA
- a CDS encoding M20 metallopeptidase family protein, translating into MSLFTKASTISEEMISVRQHLHQHPELSNKEFETTKLVASYLLKWGIPYTIAESGTGVVGFIEAPNATKTLALRADMDALPISEETNLPYKSIHSGIMHACGHDLHTSVLLGTAKMLIDNQHLLKANIKLLFQPAEEIMSGAKEMLQAGVLENPKVDAAIALHTSPDLSVGEIGIRYGAMLAACDNITITIRGTGGHAAHPHKSVDPILIAGHVLTSLQTIVAREIPPTEQAVVTIGHIQGGEAHNIIPESVIMKGTVRTTNPAIREQMPAIIERIIQHTAESMRGNASLHYEHGCPALLSDASLLQLFEQVTTELLGEKQVVHMPAPSMGGEDFSYILEQVPGFMFRMGTGSDNENTRRALHNHKVEFENEAIQYGIAAMVNFALTYGE; encoded by the coding sequence ATGTCATTATTCACAAAAGCATCTACAATTTCAGAAGAGATGATTTCGGTTCGTCAACATCTTCATCAGCATCCTGAATTAAGTAATAAGGAATTTGAGACGACGAAGCTAGTTGCTAGCTATTTATTAAAATGGGGTATTCCATATACAATTGCAGAAAGTGGCACTGGGGTTGTGGGCTTTATTGAGGCACCCAATGCAACAAAAACTTTAGCGCTACGGGCAGATATGGATGCTCTACCTATTTCCGAGGAAACAAACTTACCTTATAAATCTATACACTCAGGTATTATGCATGCCTGCGGACATGATTTACATACATCTGTATTACTTGGAACAGCGAAAATGCTTATCGATAATCAGCATTTACTGAAGGCGAATATTAAGCTACTGTTCCAACCTGCTGAGGAAATTATGAGCGGAGCAAAAGAGATGCTACAAGCAGGTGTATTAGAAAATCCAAAAGTTGACGCAGCCATAGCGCTTCATACTTCTCCAGACTTATCAGTAGGGGAGATTGGCATTCGTTATGGAGCAATGCTCGCTGCCTGTGATAATATTACCATCACAATTAGAGGTACAGGTGGCCATGCTGCACATCCACACAAATCAGTTGACCCTATTTTGATTGCAGGTCATGTACTTACATCCTTACAAACAATTGTAGCAAGGGAAATCCCACCAACAGAGCAAGCTGTTGTTACAATTGGGCATATTCAAGGTGGTGAGGCTCACAATATTATTCCAGAAAGCGTTATAATGAAAGGCACAGTTCGTACAACAAACCCAGCCATCAGAGAACAAATGCCAGCCATTATTGAACGCATTATTCAACATACTGCTGAAAGCATGCGTGGTAATGCGTCCCTACATTATGAACATGGCTGCCCTGCACTTCTATCAGATGCATCGTTATTGCAATTGTTTGAACAAGTTACGACAGAGCTGTTAGGCGAGAAGCAGGTCGTACATATGCCTGCCCCATCAATGGGAGGCGAGGATTTTTCTTATATTTTAGAGCAAGTACCAGGCTTCATGTTCAGAATGGGCACAGGCAGCGATAACGAAAATACACGCCGCGCACTGCATAATCATAAAGTAGAATTCGAGAACGAAGCCATCCAATACGGCATTGCCGCAATGGTTAATTTTGCGCTAACATACGGAGAGTAA
- a CDS encoding c-type cytochrome: protein MTKRLMHVLLAGGLAVFGLAACGGDKAKEEPSTSTNEPAGDTVAAGESIAKSKCIGCHGGDLTGGMGPNLHGLALSKEEIVDILKNGKGAMPANTAQGDEEAVADYILTLK, encoded by the coding sequence ATGACAAAGCGTTTAATGCACGTATTGTTAGCAGGAGGGTTAGCGGTATTTGGTCTTGCAGCATGTGGGGGAGATAAGGCGAAGGAAGAGCCATCTACATCTACAAATGAGCCAGCAGGAGATACTGTAGCAGCTGGAGAAAGTATTGCTAAATCAAAATGTATTGGCTGTCATGGTGGCGATTTAACAGGTGGAATGGGTCCAAATTTACACGGTCTCGCATTGTCTAAAGAAGAAATTGTGGATATTTTAAAAAATGGTAAAGGCGCAATGCCTGCTAATACAGCGCAAGGCGACGAAGAAGCTGTAGCGGATTATATTTTAACATTGAAATAA